One part of the Prochlorococcus marinus str. MIT 9313 genome encodes these proteins:
- the murD gene encoding UDP-N-acetylmuramoyl-L-alanine--D-glutamate ligase — MARTVVVGLGRSGIGAARLLQAEGHQVTVLERSIEPHLQSLAADLRLQGIAVELGKPLELNSFIPLLDQLDAVVISPGIAWDHPTLTALRQRGIDIDGEMAVAWRSLSHLPWIAITGTNGKTTVTHLLNHVLESNGLRAPMGGNVGHAAAEVALKWRQPNAQRPDWLVMELSSYQIEAAPEIAPRMGIWTNLTPDHLERHGTLDAYRTIKRGLLERSEIRIFNGDDPDLRSQRSSWDKGLWVSSEGPGTANHRADFWIDAEGLVREPQGALFAASALAMPGQHNLQNLLLVTAAARQTGLPAKAIEASLRSFPGVPHRLEQLGHIQQMSVYNDSKATNYDAACVGLKAVPPPAVVLAGGQTKQGDASGWLKQLDQNACAVILFGAGASELQELIKTSGFSGELHCCSNLNAAVTLAIPLGVERQAACLLLSPACASFDQYQDFEARGEHFRSLISSHLTA; from the coding sequence ATGGCACGCACTGTGGTCGTGGGGCTTGGACGCTCCGGCATCGGTGCGGCACGACTTCTGCAAGCAGAGGGACATCAAGTCACAGTGCTTGAGCGCAGCATCGAGCCCCATCTCCAAAGCTTGGCAGCTGATCTACGTCTGCAGGGAATTGCTGTCGAGCTAGGCAAACCTCTAGAGCTGAACAGCTTCATCCCTTTGCTTGATCAACTTGATGCCGTGGTCATCAGCCCTGGCATCGCCTGGGACCACCCAACACTGACTGCACTGCGTCAACGCGGCATCGACATCGATGGAGAGATGGCAGTGGCCTGGCGAAGCCTGAGCCATCTGCCATGGATCGCCATTACAGGCACGAATGGCAAAACAACAGTGACCCACCTGCTCAATCATGTGCTTGAAAGCAATGGCCTCAGAGCACCAATGGGCGGCAATGTTGGCCATGCCGCGGCTGAAGTCGCACTCAAATGGCGGCAACCAAACGCACAGCGCCCCGACTGGCTGGTCATGGAGCTCAGCAGTTACCAGATCGAAGCCGCCCCTGAGATTGCCCCACGCATGGGCATTTGGACCAACCTCACCCCCGACCACCTCGAACGCCACGGCACCCTTGATGCTTACCGAACGATCAAGCGTGGCCTACTGGAGCGCTCAGAGATCCGCATCTTCAATGGCGATGATCCAGATCTTCGCAGCCAAAGATCCAGCTGGGATAAGGGGCTGTGGGTGAGCAGCGAAGGGCCTGGTACTGCAAACCATCGCGCCGACTTTTGGATTGACGCTGAGGGGCTGGTTAGGGAACCGCAAGGAGCGCTTTTTGCCGCTTCGGCTTTGGCCATGCCTGGACAACACAATCTTCAAAACCTGCTGCTAGTGACAGCCGCAGCCCGGCAAACGGGTTTGCCAGCAAAGGCCATCGAAGCCAGCCTGCGCTCGTTCCCAGGCGTGCCTCACAGACTCGAACAGCTTGGGCATATCCAGCAAATGAGCGTCTACAACGACAGCAAGGCCACGAACTATGACGCCGCCTGTGTGGGCCTCAAGGCCGTCCCTCCTCCTGCCGTTGTGCTTGCAGGTGGGCAAACCAAACAGGGCGATGCTTCTGGATGGCTCAAGCAATTGGATCAGAACGCCTGCGCTGTAATCCTGTTTGGTGCAGGCGCTTCAGAACTGCAAGAGCTGATCAAAACGTCTGGCTTCAGTGGTGAGTTGCATTGCTGCAGCAACCTCAACGCTGCTGTGACTTTGGCCATTCCACTGGGCGTAGAGCGACAAGCCGCTTGCCTGTTGCTTTCACCTGCCTGCGCAAGTTTTGATCAATACCAAGACTTCGAAGCCCGAGGCGAACATTTCCGTAGCCTGATTTCATCACATTTAACGGCCTAA
- a CDS encoding small RNA NsiR4-regulated ssr1528 family protein: MDFSGPGAIDQAIEAGIDLDGSPIPVEMLKLYKEVMDQEGARKRSGVKKSMRNRIVRSGAKHFDQETLNQRLIAAGWEGLKSKEIEFFFG; encoded by the coding sequence ATGGATTTTTCTGGTCCGGGTGCAATTGATCAAGCGATTGAGGCAGGGATAGATCTTGATGGCAGCCCCATTCCTGTGGAGATGCTCAAACTCTACAAGGAAGTCATGGATCAAGAAGGTGCGAGAAAGAGAAGTGGTGTTAAGAAGTCAATGCGTAATCGAATTGTCCGTTCAGGAGCCAAGCATTTCGATCAAGAGACCCTCAATCAACGTCTTATCGCCGCTGGATGGGAAGGCTTGAAGTCAAAGGAGATTGAGTTTTTCTTTGGCTGA
- a CDS encoding AEC family transporter: MLILRLFSELLPLLALGYLIGRFKAELASQIASPLINFGIPVSLMGLLLKSGMDWRLFEALAMSFLAIGLLIVVIRTFPKIRTIIGNRSLLLGSVFGNSGHLGIPVSLALLPSQALSFSIGYDLASTLLVWSLGPILFANSSSELKGRAAWTNLLGVLTSSPAAKGLVGAFFVQLTPWNDQITSALWAPSRIVIVLALMIVGIRLGSFGSVNNQGIRNLFSIFGPSLLIKLMFLPALMLTLAKAFGLSTLMSNALVLQAATPTAISVLLLAEASGQEQHVAASLVAWSTLISLATIPICYLVLQSIN, from the coding sequence ATGTTGATTCTGCGACTCTTTAGTGAATTGTTGCCTTTGCTGGCACTCGGCTATTTGATTGGTCGCTTTAAGGCAGAACTTGCATCTCAAATAGCGTCACCTCTTATCAACTTTGGTATACCAGTAAGCCTGATGGGTCTTCTGCTCAAGAGTGGGATGGATTGGCGCCTTTTTGAGGCCCTTGCGATGTCATTTCTTGCGATTGGATTGCTGATAGTTGTCATTAGAACTTTTCCGAAAATCAGAACTATTATTGGTAATCGAAGTTTGCTTTTGGGTAGTGTCTTTGGGAATTCAGGCCATTTAGGGATTCCTGTTTCATTGGCTCTTCTGCCAAGTCAAGCACTCAGTTTTAGTATTGGTTATGACCTTGCCTCCACGTTACTTGTATGGAGTTTAGGACCCATACTTTTCGCAAACTCCTCATCCGAATTGAAGGGCAGAGCTGCTTGGACTAATCTTTTAGGTGTTCTGACTAGTAGTCCTGCGGCGAAGGGATTGGTTGGGGCGTTTTTTGTTCAGTTGACTCCATGGAATGATCAAATCACCTCTGCTCTTTGGGCCCCATCCAGAATTGTGATTGTTCTAGCTCTAATGATTGTTGGGATCCGTTTGGGCTCTTTTGGGTCTGTTAATAATCAAGGAATTAGAAACTTGTTCTCAATATTTGGGCCTAGCTTGCTTATAAAGTTGATGTTTCTTCCTGCCTTAATGTTGACTCTTGCCAAGGCTTTTGGCTTGTCAACTTTGATGTCTAATGCCCTTGTCTTGCAGGCGGCTACACCCACAGCTATCTCTGTTTTGTTGTTAGCGGAAGCAAGTGGTCAAGAGCAACACGTTGCGGCTTCTTTAGTGGCTTGGAGTACTTTGATTTCATTGGCGACAATCCCTATTTGCTATTTAGTTCTTCAATCGATTAATTGA
- a CDS encoding 2OG-Fe(II) oxygenase, whose product MDLIACYRNTGFEAVADGVMSFFDRRLDLQHSGVAFGNNSSSSEAEPAKVSTDISLVAIDRSDPEACALADVIVRGVTAALDQYLKDRPLFRDCSPEQSLFVIPIFNIQRYGPGEGFKRWHCDWTISDEATEPVHRMLAWILYCNDLDSAGTEFYWQQHHEPAERGKLVIFPAGPSHIHRGRVNHKSTKTIATGWINAGSRDSYLSRLTAS is encoded by the coding sequence TTGGATCTGATTGCTTGCTATCGCAACACTGGTTTCGAGGCTGTTGCTGATGGGGTGATGTCATTCTTTGATCGGCGCCTTGATCTTCAACATAGTGGAGTCGCATTCGGCAATAACTCATCTTCATCCGAGGCAGAACCAGCCAAAGTGTCAACCGATATCAGCCTTGTTGCAATTGATCGCTCAGATCCAGAGGCATGTGCTCTTGCAGATGTGATTGTTCGAGGTGTTACTGCTGCTCTCGATCAATATCTTAAGGATCGTCCGTTATTTAGAGACTGCTCTCCAGAACAGTCTCTGTTTGTTATTCCGATTTTTAATATCCAACGTTATGGTCCTGGGGAAGGTTTCAAACGCTGGCATTGTGATTGGACTATCAGCGATGAGGCAACAGAGCCTGTTCATAGAATGCTTGCTTGGATCCTTTATTGCAATGATCTTGATTCGGCTGGTACTGAGTTTTATTGGCAGCAACATCATGAACCTGCAGAGCGAGGAAAGCTAGTTATTTTCCCTGCAGGCCCATCTCATATTCATCGTGGCCGAGTGAATCATAAAAGCACTAAAACGATTGCTACAGGATGGATTAATGCAGGCAGTAGAGACTCTTATCTTTCACGTTTGACAGCCTCTTGA
- a CDS encoding EVE domain-containing protein, whose protein sequence is MAKQDPNYWLMKSEPDAYGIDHLQKEGSTLWDGIRNYQARNFMRSMLIGDKAFFYHSNCKPPGIVGLMEVIETGLVDPTQFDPKAKYYDPKSSPDKPRWDCVRLHYLGRFSELLTLESLRDKYSAEQLPVLRKGNRLSILPIPKSTANDLLQWLGPLH, encoded by the coding sequence ATGGCAAAACAAGACCCTAACTACTGGTTGATGAAAAGCGAGCCCGATGCCTACGGCATCGACCACCTCCAAAAAGAAGGCAGCACCCTCTGGGATGGGATTCGCAACTACCAAGCACGCAATTTTATGCGTTCGATGCTCATAGGAGACAAGGCATTCTTTTATCACTCAAACTGCAAGCCTCCTGGAATCGTAGGGCTCATGGAGGTCATTGAAACCGGCCTGGTGGACCCCACACAATTTGATCCAAAAGCCAAGTACTACGACCCGAAGTCATCACCAGACAAGCCGCGCTGGGATTGCGTGCGACTGCATTATCTCGGACGCTTTAGCGAACTCCTAACTCTAGAAAGTCTGCGGGACAAATACAGCGCTGAGCAACTACCAGTGCTTCGCAAGGGCAATCGCCTCTCAATCTTGCCGATTCCCAAAAGCACTGCCAATGATCTGCTGCAATGGCTTGGACCACTTCACTAA
- a CDS encoding DUF2811 domain-containing protein has translation MVQAQKVQSQEVVQDGVVSFQAELPLPLQEAMAGFIETCPNWDQYRLIKAALAGFLVQNGVDSREITRLYVANMFRSDSLMQGF, from the coding sequence ATGGTGCAAGCTCAGAAGGTGCAATCCCAGGAGGTTGTGCAGGATGGCGTGGTCAGCTTCCAGGCCGAACTGCCTCTGCCTCTGCAAGAGGCCATGGCAGGCTTTATCGAGACATGTCCCAATTGGGATCAGTATCGGTTGATCAAAGCAGCTTTGGCTGGCTTCCTTGTGCAGAACGGGGTGGATTCAAGAGAGATCACCCGTCTTTACGTGGCCAACATGTTTCGCAGCGATTCTCTGATGCAGGGATTTTGA
- a CDS encoding DUF1818 family protein, with product MIQQEGPGWRLARDPARKAFPVLIGGEGWAIELTQDEWQCLQSLVVELTDQHQQLVDQLLAEESVCLEMERQPWWACLDGDRHSWSLQVILQGDGEKARGAEGCWSVPAAQAMATAMRTTWDFDQ from the coding sequence ATGATTCAACAGGAGGGCCCTGGCTGGCGACTTGCCAGGGACCCTGCTAGGAAAGCCTTCCCAGTGTTGATTGGAGGGGAAGGCTGGGCTATCGAGCTCACTCAAGATGAGTGGCAGTGTTTGCAGTCTCTGGTTGTTGAACTCACTGATCAACATCAGCAGCTTGTTGATCAGCTGCTGGCAGAGGAATCTGTCTGCCTGGAGATGGAACGTCAGCCGTGGTGGGCTTGTCTGGATGGTGATCGTCACAGCTGGAGCTTGCAGGTGATTTTGCAGGGCGATGGCGAGAAGGCCCGTGGCGCTGAAGGATGTTGGTCGGTACCTGCTGCGCAAGCGATGGCCACTGCGATGAGAACCACCTGGGACTTTGATCAATGA
- a CDS encoding DNA-directed RNA polymerase subunit omega, producing MITSGVEPKDLAKRGESLIRQSSNRYLTTVRIAFRAKQRRFDDFDGLLEESSVKPVQRAIVELSDEQDQPDLLPG from the coding sequence GTGATCACATCGGGAGTGGAACCCAAAGACCTTGCCAAGCGTGGGGAGAGTCTCATCCGTCAGTCGAGCAACCGCTACCTCACTACGGTTCGAATTGCGTTTCGGGCGAAGCAGCGCCGTTTCGATGATTTTGATGGCCTTTTGGAGGAATCGAGTGTGAAGCCGGTTCAGCGAGCCATCGTTGAACTAAGCGACGAGCAGGACCAACCGGATCTGCTGCCTGGCTGA
- a CDS encoding Hsp70 family protein: MAMDMPPEGEEKLQVFQQVGTLAIDLGNTTTVVAFQAERAASPQLLDLPPISRRPGEVPSLIWAGQGNDPNPLVGQQVDEAGLVGQGHTSLSRDFKRWIGAPHPSKSDGSCLSPEQAGEILLQQIWRRLPPHIEVRRLVLTAPVESYRAYRTWLNQVCTTLPVEEIALVDEPTAAAMGAGLPPGSKLLVMDIGGSTIDLSLVALEGGEGRAAPIAQLLRFAGQDLEDSSKQALRCARVLGKAGLKLGGRDLDHWIANHLYPDVPLSETLLNAAERLKCRLSQVDLRAEATQLEIAADSEGNEVLPLRLCRRELEELLIARGLLNSLASLLNETLARGRGNGCELKDLQGVVAVGGGAQIPLVRSWLQQQTQPAPLLTPPPIEAVAVGALQLTPGVKVQDVLHRGVSLRCWDQRGGQHHWHPLFLAGQPWPTTAPLELVLAASRIDQLELEVVLAEPDINESHEVIYIDGMPTLQSKPAERKLHPWPGTCPSASLALQPPGQPGQDCLRLQFSIDDDAQLQMEGLDLRSGERLGKQKLGTVQ, translated from the coding sequence ATGGCCATGGACATGCCCCCAGAGGGCGAAGAAAAGCTTCAGGTTTTCCAACAAGTTGGCACCCTTGCCATTGACCTTGGGAACACCACCACGGTTGTGGCCTTCCAGGCTGAACGTGCTGCCAGCCCTCAACTCCTCGATCTCCCACCAATCAGCCGTCGCCCAGGAGAAGTCCCAAGTTTGATCTGGGCCGGCCAAGGCAATGACCCCAACCCTCTAGTGGGGCAGCAAGTGGACGAAGCAGGCCTGGTGGGGCAGGGTCACACAAGCTTGAGCAGAGACTTCAAGCGCTGGATCGGTGCACCTCATCCAAGCAAAAGCGATGGCTCTTGCCTCTCGCCAGAACAGGCCGGAGAAATCTTGCTGCAGCAGATCTGGCGCCGACTCCCTCCCCATATCGAGGTGCGACGTCTTGTGCTCACTGCGCCAGTGGAGAGCTATCGCGCCTATAGAACCTGGCTGAATCAGGTCTGCACAACACTGCCGGTTGAAGAGATCGCCCTGGTTGATGAACCCACCGCTGCTGCCATGGGTGCCGGCCTACCCCCAGGCTCCAAGCTGTTGGTGATGGACATCGGTGGCAGCACCATTGATCTATCCCTCGTGGCCCTCGAAGGTGGTGAAGGACGGGCGGCTCCAATCGCCCAATTACTTCGATTTGCTGGCCAAGATCTTGAGGACAGCAGCAAACAAGCCCTGCGCTGCGCACGCGTGCTTGGCAAGGCTGGACTGAAGTTGGGTGGACGGGACCTCGATCATTGGATTGCCAATCATCTTTATCCCGACGTTCCGCTCTCAGAAACACTCCTCAATGCTGCAGAGAGGCTCAAATGCCGCCTTAGCCAGGTGGATCTTCGCGCTGAGGCCACCCAGCTGGAGATTGCCGCCGATTCAGAAGGCAATGAAGTCCTGCCTCTACGTCTCTGCCGCAGGGAGCTGGAAGAGCTGCTCATCGCCAGAGGCTTGCTTAACAGCCTGGCCAGCCTGCTCAATGAAACCCTGGCAAGGGGGCGTGGCAATGGTTGCGAACTCAAAGACCTACAGGGGGTCGTAGCCGTCGGCGGCGGCGCACAAATCCCCCTCGTTCGCAGTTGGTTGCAGCAGCAAACACAACCAGCCCCACTCCTCACGCCTCCCCCCATAGAGGCCGTTGCTGTTGGAGCCCTGCAACTCACACCGGGGGTCAAAGTTCAGGATGTACTGCACCGCGGAGTCTCTCTGCGCTGCTGGGATCAGCGAGGTGGCCAACATCATTGGCATCCGCTGTTCCTCGCTGGTCAGCCCTGGCCAACAACCGCCCCCCTTGAGCTTGTGCTGGCCGCCAGCCGGATCGATCAACTGGAGCTAGAGGTGGTGCTTGCTGAGCCAGACATCAACGAGAGCCATGAGGTCATCTACATCGATGGAATGCCAACCCTGCAATCAAAGCCAGCAGAGCGCAAACTACATCCCTGGCCAGGAACCTGCCCTTCAGCTTCGCTTGCACTACAACCACCCGGTCAGCCGGGGCAAGACTGCCTGAGGTTGCAATTCTCCATCGATGACGATGCCCAGCTGCAGATGGAGGGGCTAGATCTACGCAGTGGTGAGCGGCTAGGCAA